In one Cyclopterus lumpus isolate fCycLum1 chromosome 24, fCycLum1.pri, whole genome shotgun sequence genomic region, the following are encoded:
- the naa30 gene encoding N-alpha-acetyltransferase 30 produces MATVPPGPSSSLPASPAEIPPFPGAGCAEPAGEGGEPACYREDCVPAGTGKTSEPVKEINRPVNKKQNNMLARASPAALHLKMKAREQQQLNGLVSPSEDADSRQHAGNRPDNPRPSVGNCDSGDDEAPAARNNSERCQREGHSPFSKNGRHSPLVNNSMNGMPGYTRTEAAYGHPGDGGDEGFDLTEPPRPPDAGPGREESPGDLQPPVAELARLDLSGSPGRAEEDSHGIRYVRYESELQMPWIMRLITKDLSEPYSIYTYRYFIHNWPQLCFLAMVEQECVGAIVCKLDMHKKMFRRGYIAMLAVDSKHRRKSIGTNLVKKAIYAMVEGDCDEVVLETEITNKSALKLYENLGFVRDKRLFRYYLNGVDALRLKLWLR; encoded by the exons ATGGCCACAGTGCCGCCTGGGCCTAGTAGCTCACTGCCCGCATCCCCGGCTGAAATTCCTCCTTTCCCCGGGGCCGGGTGCGCGGAGCCGGCAGGGGAAGGCGGAGAGCCGGCCTGCTACAGGGAGGACTGTGTTCCTGCCGGTACGGGTAAGACGTCGGAGCCGGTAAAGGAGATCAATAGGCCGGTTAATAAGAAGCAGAACAACATGCTCGCGAGAGCTAGCCCGGCGGCGCTGCACCTCAAAATGAAAGCCCGAGAGCAACAGCAGCTAAACGGCTTGGTCAGCCCGTCAGAGGACGCCGACAGCCGCCAGCACGCGGGGAACCGGCCTGACAACCCGAGACCGTCCGTGGGCAACTGTGACAGCGGCGACGACGAGGCTCCGGCCGCCAGAAACAATAGCGAGCGTTGCCAACGCGAAGGCCACAGCCCCTTCTCTAAAAACGGCCGTCACTCTCCTTTAGTTAACAATAGCATGAACGGGATGCCGGGTTACACGAGAACTGAGGCGGCCTACGGACACCCGGGGGACGGCGGCGACGAGGGGTTCGACCTCACGGAGCCACCGAGGCCGCCGGATGCCGGGCCCGGCCGAGAGGAGAGCCCCGGCGACCTGCAGCCGCCGGTGGCCGAGCTGGCCCGGCTCGACCTCAGCGGGTCTCCGGGCCGAGCGGAAGAGGACAGCCACGGCATCCGCTATGTCCGCTACGAGTCTGAGCTTCAGATGCCGTGGATCATGAGACTGATCACCAAGGACTTGTCTGAGCCTTATTCAATTTACACCTACAGGTACTTCATCCACAACTGGCCGCAGCTCTGCTTTCTG gccATGGTGGAGCAGGAGTGTGTCGGAGCCATCGTATGTAAGCTCGACATGCACAAGAAGATGTTCCGCCGTGGCTACATCGCCATGCTGGCCGTGGACTCGAAACACAGAAGGAAAAGCATCG GTACTAACCTGGTGAAGAAGGCCATCTATGCCATGGTGGAGGGTGACTGTGATGAG GTTGTCTTGGAGACGGAAATCACCAACAAATCGGCCCTGAAGCTGTACGAGAACTTGGGTTTTGTCAGAGACAAGCGGCTGTTCAGATACTACCTGAACGGAGTGGACGCGCTGAGGCTCAAACTGTGGCTCCGCTAG